One region of Channa argus isolate prfri chromosome 20, Channa argus male v1.0, whole genome shotgun sequence genomic DNA includes:
- the pde6c gene encoding cone cGMP-specific 3',5'-cyclic phosphodiesterase subunit alpha', with protein sequence MADKDSVEKYLENNPQFAKEYFDKKLRAEALSAAFSAPLDIKDSASFKDVNSVQEAAVIFELVQELQKLDCMEKSLHKVLQRVALIIQADRVSFYLGRSRNGIPELATSLFDVTPTSKYDSNLVLPQTEIVFPLEMGIVGFTAHSKKPLNIPDVSKNQKFCDFVDKQTGYKTKCMLTFPLMAEKECIGVVMALNKIGADMFTPEDEALFHKYMNFAQVIALQHYTAYMFNVESRRSQVLLWSASKVFEELTDIERQFHKALYTVRTYLQCERYSVGLLDMTKEKEFYDEWPVKLGDVEPYKGPKTPDGREVNFYKIIDYLLEAKEEIKVIPGPPADHWALVSGLPTYVAENGFICNMMNVASDDYFTFQKEAVDDTGFVIKNVLSLPIVNKKEEIVGIATFFNRKDGKPFDEHDEQITEALTQFLGWSVLNCDTYDKLNRMEYRKDIAQEMLMYQSKCTTDELQSILNTKEKFDADPEDCDQKEMYKLLRANCPPADNVNGENLYLFSFSDFPVTEFDLIKAGIRMFFELGVVEKFKVPAETLTRWMYTVRKGYRAITYHNWRHGFNVGHTMFCLLQTGKLRKYYTDLDAFAMVAAAFCHDIDHRGTNNLYQTKSASPLAKLHGSSIMERHHLEYSKTLMGEESLNIFCNLQKRQFENVQHLFDVCIIATDLALYFKKRTMFQNIVNATEPMTNEKEATEYVSNNPIRKEIVMAMMMTGCDLSAITKPWEVQSKVALMVAAEFWEQGDLEKTVLEQQPIPMMDRNCSDQLPKMQCGFIDFVCSFVYKEFSRFHKEIQPMFDGLNNNRAHWNELAQVYEAKMKAIEDQKKKLEEEEAKKAGGDGGKSKTCAIC encoded by the exons ATGGCAGACAAGGACAGCGTGGAGAAATACCTGGAGAACAACCCGCAGTTCGCCAAAGAATACTTCGATAAGAAGCTGCGCGCCGAAGCCCTGAGCGCCGCCTTCTCTGCGCCCCTGGACATCAAAGACAGCGCTTCTTTCAAGGATGTGAACTCGGTTCAAGAAGCCGCCGTCATCTTCGAGCTGGTCCAGGAGTTGCAAAAGCTGGACTGCATGGAGAAGTCTCTTCACAAAGTGTTGCAGAGAGTTGCCCTCATCATACAGGCCGACAGGGTCAGTTTTTACTTAGGCCGCTCGAGAAACGGAATACCTGAGCTCGCCACCAGCCTCTTTGACGTGACTCCAACATCCAAATATGATTCAAACCTGGTCCTCCCGCAGACGGAAATAGTTTTCCCTCTGGAAATGGGTATTGTGGGTTTCACCGCGCATTCCAAAAAGCCCCTAAATATTCCTGACGTCTCCAAG AATCAAAAGTTTTGTGACTTTGTGGACAAACAGACTGGATACAAGACTAAATGCATGCTCACGTTCCCTCTGATGGCTGAAAAAGAGTGCATTGGAGTTGTCATGGCACTAAACAAAATAGGAGCTGATATGTTCACTCCAGAGGATGAAGCG CTCTTCCACAAGTACATGAACTTTGCCCAAGTCATCGCCCTGCAGCATTACACAGCCTACATGTTCAATGTGGAGTCCAGAAGGAGTCAG GTGCTGCTGTGGTCAGCCAGTAAAGTGTTTGAGGAGTTGACAGACATTGAAAGACAGTTCCACAAAGCGCTCTATACTGTAAGGACCTACCTACAATGTGAACGATACTCAGTGGGCCTGTTGGACATGACCAAAGAGAAG gaATTCTATGATGAATGGCCAGTAAAACTGGGAGATGTGGAACCCTATAAAGGACCAAAAACCCCGGATGGCAGG gAAGTCAACTTTTATAAGATCATTGACTATCTCCTAGAAGCCAAGGAAGAAATCAAAGTCATTCC TGGTCCACCAGCAGATCACTGGGCTCTTGTCAGCGGACTGCCGACCTACGTTGCAGAGAATGGCTTT ATTTGCAACATGATGAATGTGGCTTCAGATGACTACTTCACTTTCCAG AAAGAGGCTGTGGATGACACAGGGTTTGTCATCAAGAATGTCTTGTCGCTGCCCATTGTCAACAAGAAGGAAGAAATTGTGGGCATCGCCACTTTCTTCAACAGGAAAGACGGCAAGCCATTTGATGAACACGATGAACAGATCACTGAG GCCCTCACGCAGTTCCTGGGGTGGTCAGTGCTGAACTGCGACACCTACGACAAACTGAACCGCATGGAGTACAGGAAAGACATCGCCCAGGAGATGCTCATGTACCAAAGCAAATGCACCACAGATGAGCTGCAGTCCATCCTC AACACCAAAGAGAAGTTTGATGCAGATCCTGAAGATTGTGACCAGAAAGAGATGTACAAACTATTG agaGCAAATTGCCCGCCAGCTGATAACGTCAACGGTGAGAATCTGTACCTGTTCTCCTTCAGTGACTTCCCCGTCACAGAATTCGACCTCATCAAAGCTGGCATTCGCATGTTCTTTGAGCTTGGAGTTGTTGAAAAGTTTAAAGTTCCGGCAGAG ACACTGACCAGGTGGATGTACACAGTGAGGAAGGGTTACCGTGCCATCACTTACCACAACTGGAGGCACGGCTTCAACGTCGGCCACACCATGTTCTGCCTGCTGCAG ACAGGGAAGCTGAGAAAGTATTACACGGATCTAGATGCCTTTGCCATGGTGGCTGCTGCTTTCTGCCACGATATTGACCACAGGGGAACCAACAACCTCTACCAGACAAA GAGCGCATCTCCTCTGGCCAAGCTTCACGGCTCTTCCATTATGGAGAGGCACCACTTGGAGTACAGCAAGACACTCATGGGAGAGGAA AGTCTGAACATCTTTTGCAACCTCCAGAAGCGTCAGTTTGAGAATGTGCAGCATTTGTTTGACGTCTGCATCATCGCCACTGATCTAGCTCTTTATTTCAA AAAGAGAACCATGTTCCAAAACATTGTGAATGCCACAGAGCCAATGACAAATGAAAAGGAGGCCACTGAATACGTTTCCAACAACCCCATCCGGAAAGAAATCGTCAT GGCCATGATGATGACAGGCTGTGACTTGTCAGCTATCACCAAACCCTGGGAGGTACAAAGCAAG GTGGCTCTGATGGTCGCTGCTGAATTCTGGGAACAGGGAGATTTGGAGAAAACTGTTTTGGAACAACAACCAATT CCCATGATGGATAGAAACTGTTCCGATCAGCTACCCAAGATGCAATGTGGTTTCATCGACTTTGTATGCTCATTTGTATACAAG GAATTCTCCAGGTTCCACAAAGAGATTCAGCCCATGTTTGATGGTCTGAACAACAATAGGGCACACTGGAATGAGCTGGCTCAGGTATACGAGGCAAAGATGAAGGCGATTGAGGATCAGAAGAAGAAACTGGAAGAAGAGGAAGCCAAGAAAG CTGGTGGTGACGGAGGGAAGTCAAAGACATGCGCCATCTGCTAA